One window of Nicotiana tomentosiformis chromosome 11, ASM39032v3, whole genome shotgun sequence genomic DNA carries:
- the LOC104098090 gene encoding uncharacterized protein, whose amino-acid sequence MSKATAEITWVSRLLSDLGIQVSSPVHLFCDNQAAIHIAKNPVFHEHTKHIELDCHFVRSKLTEGLIQLLHTSIANQFADMFTKPLTWVVHHVHLRKLGVLSPSNLSVGVLRLVQMEKALAKSLVEDIRSYEFVCILHLMLKLLAITYDLNMALQRKDQDIVSAMKLVDFAKRQLQTMRESKWNSLIENVSSFCDKNGIVIPKMDEKYALGKSKRKSSTVTYSHHLYVEVFCAAIDLQLSELNNRFSEVNIDLLLGMASLSPDDFFTNYNKNKIMKLATYYPNEFAASKLEDLSCELDNYIGYVREMDNALSNLKGLGDMPKTLVKTNIHKTRGLVYLLVKLSLILRVATATVERAFSSMKFIKIDLRSMIGDDFLSDCLVCYIEDGVFGSVSNDAIIDRF is encoded by the exons ATGAGCAAAGCTACTGCTGAAATTACATGGGTGTCCCGACTTCTTTCTGATCTTGGTATTCAAGTTTCGAGTCCAGTTCATCTTTTCTGTGATAATCAGGCAGCTATACATATTGCCAAGAACCCAGTTTTTCACGAGCACACTAAACATATCGAACTTGATTGCCATTTCGTCAGAAGCAAGCTCACTGAAGGCCTGATTCAATTGCTTCATACCTCCATTGCAAATCAATTTGCTGATATGTTTACTAAGCCCTTGACATGGGTTGTTCATCATGTCCATCTTCGCAAGTTGGGGGTTCTCTCACCCTCCAATTTGTCAGTAGGGGTGTTGAGATTAGTGCAAATG GAGAAAGCATTGGCAAAAAGTCTAGTGGAAGATATAAGATCTTATGAGTTCGTGTGTATATTACATTTGATGCTAAAACTATTGGCAATTACATATGATTTGAATATGGCCCtacaaagaaaagatcaagatattGTTAGTGCAATGAAACTTGTTGATTTCGCAAAGAGGCAATTGCAAACAATGAGGGAATCTAAATGGAATTCTTTAATAGAAAACGTCTCTTCGTTTTGTGATAAGAATGGTATTGTAATCCCAAAAATGGATGAGAAGTATGCACTTGGAAAGTCGAAGCGTAAAAGCTCAACTGTTACATATTCCCATCATTTGTACGTAGAGGTTTTTTGTGCTGCTATTGATTTGCAACTTTCAGAGCTTAACAACCGTTTTAGTGAAGTGAATATTGATCTGCTTCTTGGTATGGCTAGTTTGAGTCCCGATGATTTTTTTACAAATTATAATAAAAACAAGATTATGAAACTTGCTACATATTATCCAAATGAGTTCGCTGCTTCTAAGCTTGAAGATCTTAGTTGTGAGCTTGATAACTATATTGGCTATGTGCGAGAAATGGACAATGCATTATCTAACTTAAAAGGGCTTGGTGATATGCCGAAGACATTGGTTAAAACAAATATTCACAAGACACGAGGACTTGTTTATTTGCTTGTAAAGCTGAGTTTGATATTACGTGTGGCTACTGCAACGGTCGAAAGAGCTTTTTCTTCAATGAAGTTTATTAAAATTGATTTGCGAAGCATGATTGGTGATGACTTTTTGAGTGATTGTTTAGTTTGTTATATAGAGGATGGAGTATTTGGAAGTGTATCTAATGATGCGATCATTGATCGTTTTTAA
- the LOC104098085 gene encoding bifunctional dethiobiotin synthetase/7,8-diamino-pelargonic acid aminotransferase, mitochondrial, with protein MSPTTTLFAALLRRNHHHLLRRGLSTHSQPPSIEYSLAHPIYTIWAANTSLGKTLVSAGLSASFLSSSNRKFLYLKPVQTGFPYDSDSRFVYNKYSQFFSLNKPEFSVFTSNHVLRASVPASNAVVRDETGRSCGNGVVNLGFYEESRLRGTSENGEMMEGYSRLVCKTMYGWKEALSPHLVAERENARVEDAELLGMLKGCLGIDELESGEKGEVLCVIETAGGVASPGPSGSLQCDLYRPFRFPAILVGDGRLGGISGTISAYESLKLRGYDVVAVVVEDHGLVNEGPISSYLRRRVPVLVLPPIPKEMSNNLMEWFQEALSTFHSLQEIMQSAFLERASRLRNMPRKAHDIFWWPFTQHKLVPEENVTVIDSRCGENFAVHKVNKVDLITQQFDACASWWTQGPDATLQIELARDVGYATARYGHVMFPENVYEPALECAELLLEGVGKGWASRVYFSDNGSTAIEIALKMALRKFLFDHRIVSDDLVAESAESRVELKVLALRGSYHGDTLGAMEAQAPSPYTGFYQQPWYKGRGHFLDPPTVAMCDGVWKLSLPQEIETQKPNIEDLTFSLREDIFKESRDNSNLSEIYHSYIRRALQLIMDSSGFTRTGALIIEPVIQGAGGMEMVDPLFQRVLVKECRSQKIPVIFDEVFTGFWRLGAESATEFICCKPDIACYAKLMTGGIVPLAVTLASEAVFEAFVGDSKLQALLHGHSYTAHAVGCTAAVKSIKWFKDSKTNPNLISEAVLLRELWDSDLVRQISLLPAVHRVVVLGTLCALELRAEGSDAGYASLYARSLIQKLREDGIYMRPLGNVIYLMCGPCTSPESCSNLLNKVYRRLEEL; from the exons ATGTCACCTACTACCACTCTCTTCGCCGCCCTCCTCCGCCGTAACCACCACCACCTCCTACGCCGCGGTCTCTCAACACATTCACAACCGCCTTCCATTGAATACTCACTTGCCCACCCAATCTACACCATATGGGCTGCGAACACTTCCCTCGGCAAAACCCTGGTCTCCGCCGGCCTTTCCGCTTCTTTCCTCTCTTCCTCAAACCGCAAATTTCTCTACTTGAAGCCTGTCCAAACAGGTTTCCCATACGACTCTGATTCCCGCTTCGTTTACAACAAATACTCCCAATTTTTCTCCTTAAATAAACCTGAATTCTCCGTCTTCACATCGAATCACGTGCTCAGAGCATCCGTTCCTGCTTCAAATGCTGTTGTTAGGGATGAAACGGGGAGAAGTTGTGGGAATGGGGTTGTGAATTTGGGGTTTTACGAGGAGAGTAGGTTGCGAGGGACGAGTGAGAATGGTGAAATGATGGAGGGGTATTCGAGGCTAGTTTGTAAGACGATGTATGGGTGGAAAGAAGCATTATCGCCACATTTGGTGGCGGAGAGAGAAAATGCTAGAGTAGAAGATGCTGAGTTGTTGGGGATGTTGAAGGGTTGCTTAGGAATTGATGAACTGGAAAGTGGTGAAAAGGGTGAGGTTTTGTGTGTGATCGAGACTGCTGGTGGCGTTGCTAGTCCTGGACCATCTGGTTCGCTTCAGTGTGACTTGTATCG ACCTTTCCGCTTCCCAGCTATTCTTGTTGGCGATGGAAGGCTAGGGGGTATTTCAGGAACTATTTCAGCCTATGAAAGTTTGAAACTTCGAGGTTATGATGTTGTTGCTGTAGTAGTTGAAGACCATGGCCTAGTTAATGAGGGTCCTATATCATCTTACCTGCGGAGAAG GGTCCCCGTGCTTGTGCTTCCTCCTATACCGAAGGAGATGTCAAATAACCTAATGGAGTGGTTTCAAGAAGCACTGTCTACTTTTCATTCTCTTCAAGAAATAATGCAGTCAGCTTTTCTGGAGAGAGCATCTAGATTACGCAACATGCCAAGGAAGGCACATGATATTTTCTGGTGGCCCTTTACTCAGCACAAACTTGTACCAGAAGAAAATGTGACGGTTATAGATTCACGATGTGGAGAAAACTTTGCTGTGCACAAG GTTAATAAAGTTGATTTAATCACCCAACAATTTGATGCTTGTGCAAGTTGGTGGACACAGGGACCTGATGCTACTTTACAG ATTGAGCTTGCAAGAGATGTGGGTTATGCTACTGCTAGATATGGGCATGTAATGTTTCCTGAAAATGTTTATGAACCGGCTTTGGAATGTGCTGAACTTTTGCTTGAAGGCGTGGGAAAAG GGTGGGCTTCGAGAGTGTACTTTTCAGATAATGGCTCTACTGCAATTGAAATTGCTCTTAAAATGGCACTACGGAAGTTCTTGTTTGATCACAGAATTGTCTCTGATGATTTGGTGGCTGAGAGTGCTGAAAGTCGTGTTGAACTAAAG GTTTTAGCCCTCAGAGGATCTTACCATGGCGACACTTTGGGTGCTATGGAAGCACAGGCACCATCACCTTATACTGGATTTTACCAGCAACCATG GTATAAGGGAAGAGGTCATTTTTTAGATCCGCCAACAGTTGCCATGTGTGATGGTGTCTGGAAACTTAGCCTTCCTCAGGAGATTGAAACTCAAAAACCCAATATTGAAGATTTGA CTTTCAGTTTGCGTGAGGACATATTCAAGGAAAGTCGTGACAATTCAAATCTTTCTGAGATATATCATTCGTATATACGGCGAGCATTACAGCTAATTATGGACTCAAGTGGATTTACTCGGACCGGGGCATTGATTATAGAACCAG TGATACAAGGTGCTGGAGGAATGGAAATGGTCGATCCACTATTTCAGAGAGTACTTGTTAAAGAATGCAGAAGTCAAAAGATTCCTGTTATTTTCGATGAAGTTTTTACGGGATTCTGGCGTCTGGGAGCAGAG TCTGCCACGGAGTTTATCTGCTGTAAGCCAGATATAGCCTGCTATGCCAAGTTGATGACTGGTGGCATTGTGCCCTTGGCTGTCACTTTAGCATCAGAAGctgtatttgaagcatttgttggAGATTCAAAG CTCCAGGCTCTCTTGCATGGTCACTCTTACACTGCACATGCAGTTGGTTGTACCGCTGCTGTAAAGTCAATCAAATGGTTTAAGGACTCCAAAACAAATCCTAATTTGATATCTGAAGCCGTGCTGCTCAGGGAG CTGTGGGATTCAGACTTGGTGAGACAGATTTCCTTACTTCCAGCAGTGCATAGAGTGGTTGTATTGGGGACTCTATGTGCATTGGAACTTCGAGCAGAAGGCTCTGACGCGGG GTATGCTTCACTGTATGCCAGATCTCTCATTCAGAAGCTCCGTGAAGATGGCATCTATATGAGGCCTCTTGGCAATGTCATTTATCTCATGTGTGGGCCTTGCACATCTCCTGAGAGTTGCAGCAACTTACTAAACAAGGTGTATAGAAGACTTGAGGAGCTTTAA